Proteins encoded together in one Rhinopithecus roxellana isolate Shanxi Qingling chromosome 3, ASM756505v1, whole genome shotgun sequence window:
- the HMHB1 gene encoding LOW QUALITY PROTEIN: minor histocompatibility protein HB-1 (The sequence of the model RefSeq protein was modified relative to this genomic sequence to represent the inferred CDS: substituted 1 base at 1 genomic stop codon): MSEMTEKHGQDFWQARVFLMEKPELEEQLECREEKXGSLHVWKSELVEVEDDVYLRHSSSLTHGP; encoded by the exons ATGTCAGAAATGACAGAGAAGCATGGGCAGGATTTCTGGCAGGCACGGGTATTTCTAA TGGAGAAACCAGAACTGGAGGAGCAGCTAGaatgcagagaagaaaaatgag GCTCTCTGCATGTTTGGAAGTCTGAATTGGTTGAAGTTGAAGATGATGTGTATCTGAGGCACAGCTCTTCCCTGACTCATGGGCCTTGA